The following are from one region of the Coffea eugenioides isolate CCC68of chromosome 2, Ceug_1.0, whole genome shotgun sequence genome:
- the LOC113763201 gene encoding squamosa promoter-binding-like protein 7, producing the protein MENGWDLFNITTNNNLIGKTHHHNNSSNSSNNNNNANCTSDSNNARAMWDSGTIATPKIDWNTNNLDKSSSFFNLDNTPAPTAATVIASQQEEKGAVHALMFDNVSSSPFPSCLYGRGGGGGGSHPQCCYPDPHLMCLKLGKRHYFGDAAAPLGDRQGAAAGGFSMTTKRGKPYYDAAAGLLVGPSTMTAAAAAAAAGVTVAVTPAVVPRCQVDGCHVALLNAKDYHRRHKVCEQHSKAPKVVVLGLEQRFCQQCSRFHAVEEFDESKRSCRRRLAGHNERRRKSSQDQSAPRNQTQVNGKLMTCSGRYPYYPLSSGCALSLLSSKNDSWISSADLPARCSAALCELIAENRAAILARQLIVDKEWHWHNHPTEDLNSARHNGSNAFANYQQLMATGSHSWDRINEAGEHVTLDLMQAPNSAFSFLSMRGKSKEDEECPGLWGSFGGAHVV; encoded by the exons ATGGAAAACGGTTGGGACTTATTCAACATCACTACCAACAACAACCTTATTGGAAAAACACACCATCATAATAATAGCAGTAATAGTAGTAACAACAATAATAACGCCAATTGTACCAGTGATAGTAATAACGCACGTGCGATGTGGGATTCTGGAACTATTGCCACTCCGAAAATTGATTGGAATACAAATAATCTTGACAAATCCTCCTCCTTCTTCAACCTAGACAACACCCCTGCCCCCACCGCGGCCACCGTCATTGCAtcccaacaagaagaaaagggtGCCGTTCACGCGCTAATGTTCGATAATGTGTCTTCGTCTCCATTTCCTTCATGTCTATACGGTAGGGGAGGCGGAGGAGGAGGGTCCCACCCCCAGTGCTGCTATCCGGACCCACACCTAATGTGCCTGAAGTTGGGGAAGAGGCATTATTTCGGGGATGCTGCGGCGCCGCTTGGTGACCGTCAGGGGGCAGCAGCTGGTGGCTTTTCGATGACAACAAAGAGAGGCAAACCCTACTATGACGCTGCGGCTGGATTGCTTGTTGGGCCGTCGACTATGACGGCGGCTGCGGCTGCGGCTGCGGCTGGGGTGACGGTGGCTGTGACACCGGCTGTGGTGCCGAGGTGTCAAGTTGATGGGTGCCACGTGGCGCTGCTGAATGCGAAGGACTACCATAGGAGGCATAAGGTTTGCGAGCAGCACTCCAAGGCTCCGAAAGTTGTGGTCCTAGGGCTTGAACAGCGGTTTTGTCAACAATGTAGCAG GTTTCATGCTGTGGAAGAGTTTGACGAGTCCAAGAGAAGTTGCAGGAGGAGATTGGCCGGGCATAATGAGAGGAGAAGAAAGAGCTCTCAAGATCAATCTGCACCTCGAAACCAGACTCAAG TGAATGGTAAATTGATGACTTGTAGTGGAAGATATCCGTATTATCCACTAAGTAGTGGATGTGCTCTCTCTCTTCTGTCATCAAAGAACGATTCCTGGATTTCATCGGCTGATCTCCCTGCAAGGTGCAGCGCTGCACTTTGCGAGTTAATTGCTGAAAATCGAGCGGCTATTTTGGCTCGGCAGCTCATTGTTGATAAGGAATGGCATTGGCATAATCATCCGACTGAAGACTTGAATAGTGCACGTCACAATGGATCAAATGCTTTCGCTAATTATCAGCAGCTTATGGCCACTGGCTCGCATAGTTGGGATCGCATCAACGAAGCGGGGGAGCACGTGACACTGGACCTGATGCAGGCTCCAAATTCTGCGTTTAGTTTCTTGTCCATGCGGGGGAAATCAAAGGAAGATGAAGAATGCCCTGGACTGTGGGGCTCTTTTGGGGGAGCCCATGTTGTTTGA
- the LOC113763815 gene encoding squamosa promoter-binding-like protein 8 has product MLDYEWGNPSAVMFTGDDSTQDADQNRQLFDPYGTQNFGEATAALVHQNVHYSAAAHHQHTGNPFHHPHDPQGQSSNAHFSSLFDPRAAYGASSYNPHHQASMLSLEPAGSTGFMVIPKSEPVVGGADFTAAGRIGLNLGGRTYFSSSEDDFVSRLYRRSRVVEPGSVNSPRCQAEGCNADLTNAKHYHRRHKVCEFHSKAATVIASGLTQRFCQQCSRFHLLSEFDNGKRSCRKRLADHNRRRRKSQQQQQQQQPNQEHCNTNSKKSPNDNTRSPPDSGAHSSSVTVAVSPPRISLDCFRQRASYQGAGAAATNSSASTSSLFFSDG; this is encoded by the exons ATGTTGGACTATGAATGGGGAAACCCATCAGCGGTCATGTTCACCGGAGATGATTCCACCCAAGATGCTGACCAAAATCGCCAGCTGTTCGACCCCTACGGCACCCAGAATTTCGGCGAAGCCACCGCGGCTCTTGTCCACCAGAATGTCCACTACTCCGCCGCCGCTCATCACCAGCACACTGGCAATCCTTTCCACCACCCACATGACCCGCAGGGACAGTCTAGCAACGCCCACTTCAGCTCCCTGTTCGACCCACGCGCAGCCTATGGCGCGTCCTCATATAACCCGCATCATCAAGCTTCAATGCTGTCGCTTGAACCGGCCGGTTCAACCGGTTTCATGGTTATACCCAAGAGCGAGCCGGTGGTTGGAGGGGCCGATTTTACTGCCGCCGGTCGAATTGGGCTGAATTTGGGTGGGAGGACTTATTTTTCCTCATCCGAGGATGACTTCGTGAGCCGGCTTTATCGCCGTTCCAGGGTGGTTGAACCGGGTTCGGTCAACTCCCCAAGATGCCAAGCTGAAGGCTGCAATGCCGACCTGACAAACGCCAAGCACTACCACCGGCGACACAAGGTGTGTGAGTTCCACTCGAAAGCCGCCACGGTCATTGCCTCCGGGTTGACTCAGCGATTCTGCCAACAGTGTAGCAG ATTCCATCTCCTCTCTGAATTTGATAATGGGAAAAGAAGTTGCCGGAAGAGACTTGCTGATCACAACCGTAGAAGGCGAAAATcccagcagcagcagcagcagcaacagcCAAACCAAGAACACTGCAACACCAACAGCAAGAAGTCCCCAAATGACAATACGA GGTCGCCACCTGACTCGGGAGCTCATTCATCATCGGTGACCGTAGCAGTTTCGCCACCAAGAATTTCATTGGACTGTTTTAGGCAAAGAGCATCATATCAAGGAGCTGGTGCAGCAGCAACAAATTCATCCGCGTCAACAAGTTCGCTGTTTTTCTCGGACGGGTGA